A genomic window from Sorex araneus isolate mSorAra2 chromosome 2, mSorAra2.pri, whole genome shotgun sequence includes:
- the CIRBP gene encoding cold-inducible RNA-binding protein isoform X2, translating into MASDEGKLFVGGLSFDTNEQSLEQVFSKYGQISEVVVVKDRETQRSRGFGFVTFENIDDAKDAMMAMNGKSVDGRQIRVDQAGKSSDNRSRGYRGGSAGGRGFFRGGRGRGRGFTRGGGDRGYGGSRFESRSGGYGGSRDYYSSRSQGGGYGDRSSGGSYRDSYDSYATHNE; encoded by the exons ATGGCATCAGATGAAGGCAAGCTGTTCGTCGGGGGGCTGAGCTTCGACACCAACGAGCAGTCCCTTGAGCAGGTGTTCTCCAAGTATGGACAGATCTCGGAAG TGGTGGTCGTGAAGGACAGGGAGACCCAGCGCTCACGGGGCTTTGGGTTCGTCACCTTCGAGAACATTGATGATGCCAAGGACGCCATGATGGCCATGAACGGGAAG TCTGTGGACGGCCGGCAGATCCGAGTGGACCAGGCTGGGAAATCCTCCGACAACCGATCCCGCGGATACCGGGGCGGCTCTGCTGGGGGTCGTGGCTTCTTCCGGGGGGGTCGGGGCCGCGGCCGTGGCTTCACTAGAG gaggaggggacagaggcTACGGAGGCAGCCGGTTCGAGTCCAGGAGTGGAGGCTACGGTGGCTCCAGAGACTATTACAGCAg CCGGAGTCAGGGTGGTGGCTACGGGGACCGGAGCTCGGGCGGCTCGTACAGAGACAGCTACGACAGTTACG CTACACACAACGAGTAA
- the CIRBP gene encoding cold-inducible RNA-binding protein isoform X3: MASDEGKLFVGGLSFDTNEQSLEQVFSKYGQISEVVVVKDRETQRSRGFGFVTFENIDDAKDAMMAMNGKSVDGRQIRVDQAGKSSDNRSRGYRGGSAGGRGFFRGGRGRGRGFTRGGGDRGYGGSRFESRSGGYGGSRDYYSSRSQGGGYGDRSSGGSYRDSYDSYG, encoded by the exons ATGGCATCAGATGAAGGCAAGCTGTTCGTCGGGGGGCTGAGCTTCGACACCAACGAGCAGTCCCTTGAGCAGGTGTTCTCCAAGTATGGACAGATCTCGGAAG TGGTGGTCGTGAAGGACAGGGAGACCCAGCGCTCACGGGGCTTTGGGTTCGTCACCTTCGAGAACATTGATGATGCCAAGGACGCCATGATGGCCATGAACGGGAAG TCTGTGGACGGCCGGCAGATCCGAGTGGACCAGGCTGGGAAATCCTCCGACAACCGATCCCGCGGATACCGGGGCGGCTCTGCTGGGGGTCGTGGCTTCTTCCGGGGGGGTCGGGGCCGCGGCCGTGGCTTCACTAGAG gaggaggggacagaggcTACGGAGGCAGCCGGTTCGAGTCCAGGAGTGGAGGCTACGGTGGCTCCAGAGACTATTACAGCAg CCGGAGTCAGGGTGGTGGCTACGGGGACCGGAGCTCGGGCGGCTCGTACAGAGACAGCTACGACAGTTACG GTTGA
- the CIRBP gene encoding cold-inducible RNA-binding protein isoform X1, whose translation MASDEGKLFVGGLSFDTNEQSLEQVFSKYGQISEVVVVKDRETQRSRGFGFVTFENIDDAKDAMMAMNGKSVDGRQIRVDQAGKSSDNRSRGYRGGSAGGRGFFRGGRGRGRGFTRGGGDRGYGGSRFESRSGGYGGSRDYYSSRSQGGGYGDRSSGGSYRDSYDSYGKTRSARCAAVGAVTVAERSHLCHRACSEARDGPGVSPTAVCFH comes from the exons ATGGCATCAGATGAAGGCAAGCTGTTCGTCGGGGGGCTGAGCTTCGACACCAACGAGCAGTCCCTTGAGCAGGTGTTCTCCAAGTATGGACAGATCTCGGAAG TGGTGGTCGTGAAGGACAGGGAGACCCAGCGCTCACGGGGCTTTGGGTTCGTCACCTTCGAGAACATTGATGATGCCAAGGACGCCATGATGGCCATGAACGGGAAG TCTGTGGACGGCCGGCAGATCCGAGTGGACCAGGCTGGGAAATCCTCCGACAACCGATCCCGCGGATACCGGGGCGGCTCTGCTGGGGGTCGTGGCTTCTTCCGGGGGGGTCGGGGCCGCGGCCGTGGCTTCACTAGAG gaggaggggacagaggcTACGGAGGCAGCCGGTTCGAGTCCAGGAGTGGAGGCTACGGTGGCTCCAGAGACTATTACAGCAg CCGGAGTCAGGGTGGTGGCTACGGGGACCGGAGCTCGGGCGGCTCGTACAGAGACAGCTACGACAGTTACGGTAAGACCCGCTCCGCGCGCTGCGCTGCTGTGGGAGCGGTCACCGTGGCCGAGCGCTCACACCTTTGTCACCGTGCCTGCTCCGAGGCACGGGATGGTCCTGGGGTCTCACCTACAGCCGTGTGTTTCCACTAG
- the FAM174C gene encoding protein FAM174C — MGLRALPTPLPLLLLCALLSEAEEHAPTSPPPAATNGSAPGTPHNSTSLRAPDSYGPALRRSLYVLTGFTVLAALYFLIRAFRLKKPQRRRYGLLEETTDGASLDSDEETLFETHNLR, encoded by the exons ATGGGGCTGCGCGCGCTACCGACGCCGCTCCCGCTACTGCTTTTGTGCGCGCTGCTAAGCGAGGCCGAGGAGCACGCGCCCAcgtcgccgccgcccgccgcgacAAACGGGAGCGCGCCGGGCACGCCGCACAACAGCACATCGCTGCGGGCGCCGGACTCGTACGGGCCGGCACTGCGCCGCTCCTTGTACGTGCTCACGGGCTTCACCGTCCTGGCCGCTCTCTACTTCCTTATCCGGGCCTTCAG GCTGAAGAAGCCGCAGCGGCGGCGGTACGGCCTCCTTGAGGAGACCACGGACGGGGCCTCGCTGGACAGCGACGAGGAGACACTCTTTGAGACCCACAATTTGAGATG A